Proteins co-encoded in one Meiothermus sp. genomic window:
- a CDS encoding VWA domain-containing protein, whose amino-acid sequence MQVAFGLPWLLWLIPPVLGLVWLWYRRRQPPVRHAAGLWLWQKAVRKGRARRRFDLRLVVLLFSALLVTLALTAPKVSLDWPGELVLVLDVSASMAATDVNPSRLERAKTLAREYLAASPRAVLAVAGNQVQTFGPAPGKNLLGHLEGLQPTATSANLRQAIVKGRALLPGARVLTIADQAPPPETDGYLNVAGNGANVGITAIGPGFVALANAGPGLWQGEVWVDGQRYALEVPAGGFSSLEVPSSTPSARILSSDVLALDNQAGFSRRLVRVELSGRSPALERLLALLGTSRGSPGEIAIEIGTPRRSPSRFTVFFAEQASGQALVFDVERILPYLRGVELVGYNLPTPPRPAAPGWRPLAISETGQALAWYHPNGLYLPPAESLQNIPAFPVLVYNLIAPRGEQRSGLLNHDETLLPRPSPNQPLPPMHTMQMAPWLALLAALLLVAEFYFFQYRILRQRLEAQATPTS is encoded by the coding sequence GTGCAGGTTGCCTTTGGATTGCCCTGGCTGTTGTGGCTTATACCCCCAGTGCTGGGACTGGTATGGTTGTGGTATCGGCGCAGACAGCCTCCGGTGCGTCACGCAGCCGGGCTATGGCTCTGGCAAAAAGCCGTTCGCAAAGGCCGGGCCCGGCGTCGCTTCGACCTGCGGCTGGTGGTGCTGTTGTTTTCCGCTTTACTGGTTACACTTGCCCTGACAGCGCCTAAGGTCTCGCTGGATTGGCCCGGCGAACTGGTCTTGGTGCTGGATGTCTCGGCCTCTATGGCAGCCACCGATGTTAATCCGAGCCGCCTCGAGCGCGCCAAAACCCTAGCTCGTGAGTATCTAGCAGCCTCGCCCAGAGCTGTTCTGGCCGTGGCTGGGAACCAGGTTCAGACCTTTGGCCCAGCCCCAGGAAAAAACCTACTAGGCCACCTCGAGGGCCTACAGCCCACAGCAACCAGCGCCAATCTCCGGCAGGCCATTGTCAAAGGTCGGGCTCTACTACCGGGCGCCAGGGTTTTGACTATAGCTGACCAAGCACCCCCACCCGAAACAGATGGCTACCTCAATGTGGCCGGAAACGGTGCCAATGTGGGCATCACAGCCATTGGGCCTGGCTTTGTGGCGCTGGCCAACGCAGGGCCGGGCTTGTGGCAGGGAGAGGTATGGGTGGATGGTCAGCGGTATGCGCTAGAAGTGCCCGCAGGTGGCTTCAGCAGCCTCGAGGTGCCCTCGAGCACACCCAGCGCACGCATTTTAAGCAGCGATGTGCTGGCCCTGGATAACCAAGCCGGTTTTTCGAGGCGGCTGGTCAGGGTAGAGCTATCGGGGCGTTCACCAGCCCTCGAGCGTCTTCTGGCACTCTTAGGCACCAGCCGCGGCAGTCCCGGCGAAATCGCTATCGAGATCGGCACCCCCCGCCGGTCGCCCAGCCGCTTCACAGTGTTTTTTGCCGAACAAGCCAGCGGTCAGGCTTTGGTTTTCGATGTCGAGCGCATCCTCCCCTATTTGCGCGGGGTCGAACTCGTAGGCTACAACCTGCCCACTCCACCCCGCCCAGCAGCCCCAGGCTGGCGGCCTCTTGCTATCAGTGAGACCGGACAGGCCCTGGCCTGGTATCATCCCAATGGGCTGTACCTACCCCCCGCCGAAAGCCTGCAGAATATACCAGCCTTTCCGGTTCTGGTTTATAACCTGATTGCGCCCCGAGGTGAACAGCGGAGCGGCCTGCTTAACCACGACGAAACCCTGCTACCCCGCCCAAGCCCGAACCAGCCTCTACCCCCCATGCACACTATGCAAATGGCCCCCTGGCTGGCTTTGCTGGCCGCGCTTTTGCTGGTAGCGGAGTTTTACTTTTTCCAGTATCGGATACTGCGCCAGCGGCTGGAAGCGCAAGCAACCCCCACGTCATAA